One segment of Paraburkholderia bonniea DNA contains the following:
- a CDS encoding rhodanese-like domain-containing protein, with product MSTLEQLYTQASQRRTGNPLPYAGAMSPAEAFEFMQLERHARLIDVRTRAELDWVGRPVTDDGQYLHLEWLRYPGGVLNAEFIEQLRAAVPLDAPLLFLCRSAARSKLAATAASAAGFSRAFDLLEGFEGDKDSQGHRKTVSGWCFRGLPWIGA from the coding sequence ATGAGTACGCTTGAACAGCTTTACACCCAGGCCAGCCAGCGGCGCACCGGGAACCCGTTGCCCTACGCGGGGGCGATGTCACCTGCTGAAGCCTTCGAATTCATGCAACTGGAACGCCACGCCCGCCTGATTGATGTCCGCACCCGGGCAGAACTGGACTGGGTCGGCCGGCCAGTCACAGACGACGGGCAATATCTCCATCTCGAATGGCTCCGCTATCCGGGCGGGGTCCTCAACGCAGAATTTATTGAGCAGTTGCGCGCGGCCGTTCCACTGGATGCGCCGCTGCTGTTTCTCTGCCGCAGTGCGGCGCGCTCCAAACTGGCGGCCACGGCAGCCAGCGCAGCCGGGTTCAGCCGCGCATTCGACCTGCTGGAAGGGTTTGAGGGAGACAAAGACAGCCAGGGCCATCGCAAGACGGTGTCTGGATGGTGTTTTCGTGGTTTGCCCTGGATTGGTGCTTGA
- the glnA gene encoding type I glutamate--ammonia ligase produces MSKSVADVMQIVKDEDVKFVDFRFTDTRGKEQHVSVPVSAFDDDKFESGHAFDGSSIAGWKGIEASDMLLVPDPDTAFLDPFYEESTLVLTCDVVEPADGKGYERDPRSLAKRAEAYLKSTGLGDTAYFGPEPEFFIFDSVQWNTDMSGCFVKIGSEEAPWSSGKEFEGGNTGHRPGAKGGYFPVAPVDSFQDIRSEMCLLLEQIGIPVEVHHHEVAGQGQNEIGTRFSTLVQRADWTQQMKYIIHNVAHTYGKTATFMPKPIVGDNGSGMHVHQSIWKDGQNLFAGNGYAGLSEFALFYIGGIIKHAHALNAITNPTTNSYKRLVPHYEAPVKLAYSARNRSASIRIPHVSNPKGRRIETRFPDPMANPYLCFSALMMAGLDGVQNKIHPGEAADKNLYDLPPEEDARIPTVCAGLDQALDALDKDREFLTRGGVFTDSMLDAYLELKAGELQRFRMTTHPIEFEMYYSL; encoded by the coding sequence ATGAGTAAATCCGTGGCTGACGTCATGCAGATCGTCAAAGACGAAGACGTCAAGTTTGTCGATTTTCGTTTCACCGATACACGAGGCAAAGAGCAACACGTTTCGGTGCCGGTCTCGGCATTCGATGACGATAAATTCGAAAGCGGCCATGCCTTTGATGGTTCGTCGATTGCGGGCTGGAAGGGCATTGAGGCATCGGACATGTTGCTCGTACCAGACCCGGATACCGCCTTTCTCGACCCGTTTTACGAAGAATCAACCCTGGTGCTGACCTGTGACGTGGTTGAGCCAGCCGACGGTAAAGGCTATGAGCGCGATCCGCGCTCGCTTGCCAAGCGCGCTGAGGCTTACCTGAAAAGCACCGGCCTTGGCGACACCGCGTACTTTGGCCCGGAACCTGAATTTTTCATTTTTGATTCGGTGCAGTGGAATACCGATATGTCCGGCTGCTTCGTCAAGATTGGTTCAGAAGAAGCGCCGTGGTCGTCAGGCAAAGAATTCGAAGGCGGCAATACGGGCCATCGTCCAGGGGCGAAGGGCGGTTATTTTCCGGTTGCGCCAGTCGATTCGTTTCAGGACATCCGCTCGGAAATGTGTCTGTTGCTGGAGCAGATCGGCATTCCGGTCGAAGTGCACCACCACGAAGTGGCAGGCCAGGGGCAGAACGAAATCGGCACCCGCTTTTCGACACTGGTTCAGCGCGCTGACTGGACCCAGCAAATGAAGTACATCATCCATAACGTCGCGCACACCTACGGCAAGACGGCGACGTTTATGCCGAAGCCGATCGTCGGTGATAACGGCTCGGGCATGCACGTGCACCAGTCGATCTGGAAAGATGGCCAGAACCTGTTCGCGGGCAATGGCTATGCAGGCTTGTCGGAGTTCGCGCTGTTTTACATCGGCGGCATCATCAAGCACGCCCATGCGCTGAACGCGATCACCAACCCGACCACCAACTCGTACAAGCGTCTGGTGCCGCACTATGAAGCACCGGTCAAGCTGGCGTATTCGGCGCGCAACCGTTCGGCCTCGATCCGCATTCCACACGTGTCGAACCCGAAAGGCCGCCGCATCGAAACCCGCTTCCCGGACCCGATGGCTAACCCGTACCTGTGCTTCTCCGCGCTGATGATGGCGGGCCTGGATGGCGTGCAGAACAAGATTCATCCGGGCGAAGCAGCCGATAAAAACCTGTACGACTTGCCACCGGAAGAAGATGCGCGCATCCCTACCGTCTGCGCTGGGCTCGATCAGGCGCTGGACGCGCTCGATAAAGACCGTGAATTCCTGACTCGCGGTGGGGTGTTCACTGATTCGATGCTGGACGCGTATCTCGAACTGAAGGCGGGCGAGCTGCAACGTTTCCGCATGACGACGCACCCGATCGAGTTCGAAATGTATTACTCGCTGTAA
- the glnL gene encoding nitrogen regulation protein NR(II) translates to MALKNLGPVRHAQAEPLSEAQPLLDSGLLPGFDAFPAVVLVLEKSSLRVAFANPLAESMLELSRRQLAQMAWHDIFTNADELTQTIAAIAEHRFQATHLDAVLERPGHEPLPVHAVIGFLESAPDYVLLELFENERHLRTDREERIHDLSAVNKQLIRNLAHEIKNPLGGIRGAAQLLEFELDARERGALREYTQVVIKEADRLQTLVDRLLEPHRHPHIVGDVNIHEVCERVRAVILAEFPQGLTIGRDYDVSVPDLRGDKEQLIQALLNIVRNAAQALREQIAQGTARIELRTRVARKVTIAKRLSKLALDLRVIDNGPGIADDIRDRIFYPLVSGREDGSGLGLTLAQTFVQQHDGLIEVESRPGHTEFQILLPFAA, encoded by the coding sequence ATGGCTCTGAAGAATCTGGGCCCAGTCCGGCATGCGCAGGCTGAGCCACTCTCCGAGGCACAGCCGCTGCTCGATTCTGGTTTGCTGCCAGGTTTCGATGCGTTTCCTGCCGTGGTGCTGGTGCTGGAGAAATCTTCGCTGCGCGTGGCGTTTGCCAATCCGCTGGCCGAATCCATGCTGGAGCTATCGCGCAGGCAACTGGCGCAAATGGCGTGGCACGACATCTTCACCAATGCCGACGAACTGACACAGACGATTGCCGCGATTGCGGAGCATCGTTTCCAGGCGACTCACCTCGATGCCGTGCTCGAACGCCCTGGCCACGAGCCACTGCCGGTTCATGCGGTGATCGGCTTTCTGGAAAGCGCGCCAGATTATGTGCTGCTCGAACTGTTCGAAAACGAACGGCATCTGCGTACCGATCGTGAAGAGCGAATTCACGATCTGAGTGCGGTCAACAAGCAACTGATCCGCAACTTGGCGCACGAAATCAAAAACCCGCTGGGCGGGATTCGCGGTGCTGCGCAACTGCTTGAGTTCGAACTGGATGCGCGCGAGCGCGGGGCCTTGCGCGAGTACACCCAGGTAGTGATCAAAGAGGCCGACCGTCTGCAGACCCTGGTGGACCGTTTGCTGGAGCCGCACCGTCATCCACATATCGTCGGTGACGTAAATATTCATGAGGTTTGCGAGCGCGTGCGCGCGGTGATTCTCGCGGAGTTTCCACAAGGCCTGACGATTGGGCGCGATTACGACGTGAGCGTGCCCGACTTGCGCGGCGACAAAGAACAACTGATCCAGGCGCTGCTCAATATCGTGCGCAATGCTGCCCAGGCCCTGCGCGAGCAGATTGCCCAGGGCACGGCCCGCATCGAGCTGCGCACGCGCGTGGCGCGTAAGGTCACGATTGCCAAACGGCTTAGCAAGCTGGCACTGGATTTGCGTGTGATTGATAACGGCCCTGGCATCGCGGATGACATTCGCGACCGGATTTTTTATCCGCTGGTTTCTGGGCGCGAGGATGGCAGTGGTCTCGGGCTCACGCTGGCACAAACCTTCGTGCAGCAGCACGACGGCTTGATCGAAGTCGAGAGCCGCCCTGGGCACACCGAGTTTCAGATTCTGTTGCCGTTCGCGGCTTGA
- the ntrC gene encoding nitrogen regulation protein NR(I), with amino-acid sequence MKPIWIVDDDESIRWVLEKALARDNLPTRSFANVRDACSALEHDSPQVLVSDIRMPGGSGLDLLQVVRDRLPGLPVIIMTAFSDLDSAVSAFQGGAFEYLAKPFDVDRAVELIRRAVDESMLHVPTVDERSADTPEMLGQASAMQDMFRAIGRLSHSVATVLVTGESGTGKELVARALHRHSPRAGGPFIALNTAAIPQDLLESELFGHERGAFTGAQAQRIGRFEQAENGTLFLDEIGDMPFDLQTRLLRVLSDGQFYRVGGHQPVRANVRVIAATHQNLDARVRQGKFREDLFHRLNVIRLRLPALRERSEDIPLLTRHFLQKSARELGVEPKRVSDATLAHLASLPFPGNVRQLENLANWLTVMAPAQTVEIKDLPPDLLPGHRSVFEMNAAQTLEAGRNLHIKEGADAPPLAPGGHTAPSSPGVTVPGAGWESGLRSEVARLLRENSADVMAALAQRFEAAIIREALEFTRGRKVEAAERLGIGRNTITRKIQELDLEP; translated from the coding sequence ATGAAGCCGATCTGGATCGTAGATGACGATGAATCTATCCGCTGGGTGCTCGAAAAAGCACTGGCCCGTGACAACCTGCCGACGCGTAGTTTCGCCAATGTGCGCGATGCGTGCTCCGCGCTAGAGCACGACAGCCCACAGGTGCTGGTTTCCGATATCCGCATGCCAGGGGGCTCGGGGCTGGATCTGCTGCAGGTCGTGCGCGACAGGTTGCCGGGGCTGCCGGTGATCATCATGACCGCGTTTTCTGATCTGGATAGTGCGGTGTCGGCGTTTCAGGGCGGCGCGTTTGAATATCTGGCCAAGCCGTTCGATGTTGACCGCGCGGTGGAACTGATTCGCCGCGCGGTGGATGAAAGCATGCTCCACGTGCCAACGGTGGATGAGCGGAGCGCCGACACCCCCGAAATGCTTGGCCAGGCGAGCGCGATGCAGGACATGTTTCGCGCGATTGGCCGCTTGTCGCATTCGGTGGCGACCGTGCTGGTGACGGGCGAATCGGGCACCGGCAAGGAGCTGGTGGCGCGGGCGCTGCACCGTCATAGCCCACGGGCAGGCGGGCCGTTTATCGCATTGAATACCGCGGCGATTCCGCAAGATCTTCTGGAGTCCGAGTTGTTTGGCCACGAGCGCGGCGCATTTACCGGCGCCCAGGCACAGCGCATCGGGCGTTTCGAGCAGGCTGAAAATGGCACGCTTTTTCTCGACGAAATTGGTGACATGCCCTTTGATCTGCAAACACGTTTGCTACGGGTGCTGTCGGATGGCCAGTTTTATCGCGTTGGGGGGCATCAGCCGGTGCGCGCGAATGTGCGGGTGATCGCCGCGACGCATCAGAACCTGGACGCCCGTGTGCGCCAGGGCAAGTTCCGCGAAGACCTGTTTCACCGGCTCAACGTGATTCGGCTGCGTTTGCCTGCGCTGCGTGAGCGCAGCGAGGATATTCCGCTGCTGACCCGGCACTTCCTGCAAAAGAGCGCGCGTGAGCTTGGCGTTGAACCCAAACGGGTGTCGGATGCGACGCTGGCACATCTGGCCTCGCTGCCGTTTCCGGGCAACGTGCGCCAATTGGAGAACCTGGCGAACTGGCTGACCGTGATGGCACCCGCGCAGACGGTCGAGATCAAAGATTTGCCCCCCGATTTGCTGCCTGGACACCGGAGCGTGTTCGAGATGAATGCGGCCCAGACGCTGGAAGCCGGGCGCAATTTGCATATCAAGGAGGGCGCTGATGCACCGCCGCTGGCACCGGGCGGGCACACCGCACCGTCGTCCCCCGGGGTGACGGTGCCAGGCGCAGGCTGGGAGAGCGGCTTGCGCAGCGAAGTCGCGCGGTTGCTAAGAGAGAACAGTGCTGACGTGATGGCTGCGCTAGCGCAGCGTTTTGAGGCGGCGATTATCCGCGAAGCGCTTGAGTTCACGCGCGGCCGTAAGGTCGAAGCCGCTGAGCGGCTTGGCATTGGCCGCAATACGATTACGCGCAAAATCCAGGAGCTGGATCTGGAGCCGTAA
- the xth gene encoding exodeoxyribonuclease III: MKIATWNVNSLKVRLQHVIDWLELSQTDVLCLQELKLTDDKFPRAELEAKGYRSWFAGQKTYNGVGILVREGLSVDDATVVRNIPGFDDPQQRVIAATVEGVRIISAYFPNGQAPGSDKFDYKLRWLAALHDWIAAELQQHPKLALLGDYNIAPEDRDVHDPKAWEGQNLVSPEERAEFVRLTTLGLVDAFRQFERPEKTFTWWDYRMLAFRRNAGLRIDHILLSAALAPACSACDVDRTPRKWEQPSDHAPVFAQLD; the protein is encoded by the coding sequence GTGAAAATCGCCACCTGGAACGTCAACTCCCTGAAAGTCCGCCTGCAACATGTGATCGACTGGCTGGAACTCAGTCAGACCGACGTGCTGTGTCTACAAGAACTCAAACTGACAGACGATAAATTCCCGCGCGCCGAACTTGAGGCAAAGGGTTATCGAAGCTGGTTTGCCGGCCAAAAAACCTATAACGGGGTTGGCATCCTGGTGCGCGAAGGTCTGAGCGTCGATGACGCCACCGTGGTGCGCAATATTCCCGGCTTTGATGATCCGCAGCAGCGCGTCATCGCGGCCACGGTTGAAGGTGTGCGGATCATCTCCGCTTATTTTCCAAACGGCCAGGCACCCGGCAGCGACAAGTTCGACTACAAGCTGCGCTGGCTGGCGGCGCTGCATGACTGGATCGCGGCCGAGCTGCAGCAGCATCCCAAACTGGCTCTGCTAGGTGACTACAACATTGCTCCGGAAGACCGCGACGTTCACGATCCAAAGGCATGGGAAGGCCAGAATCTGGTCTCGCCCGAAGAGCGCGCCGAGTTTGTGCGGCTCACCACGCTTGGGCTGGTTGATGCATTTCGTCAGTTCGAACGCCCGGAAAAAACCTTCACGTGGTGGGATTACCGGATGCTCGCGTTCCGCCGTAACGCTGGCTTGCGCATTGATCACATCCTGCTGTCGGCCGCGCTCGCTCCCGCTTGCAGCGCCTGCGACGTCGACCGCACGCCACGCAAATGGGAACAGCCGTCCGATCACGCGCCCGTCTTCGCCCAACTCGATTAA